TGATGTTAAGATCTATATCAAAGTATGAAAGCAAAGCGTGAGTTGATGGGCTGCCAAAATGAACTTCTTTAAAGACCTCCGAATAATCTCCCCCAAGTTGACTTTCTAATTGTAATAAAACAAATTTGACGTCAGGAAATACATGCTTTATTAAAGTACAATCCACAAGTATTCTCTTAAGCATCGCATTTTCCGTATATGCCTTACACTCTATAGAAATCTTAAAATTATTATCCACATAAACCTGAACATCAGGTTTTATCCTGTAATACATGTGCTCTATGTTCTTTATAATAAATTTTCTAACCTTGGGGCTCTTGATTTTCTTGATATACTTCCTATTGATGGGAATCTTTATTGTATGATGCCTAAAAGATAATCTATGTTCATTCATCTCTAAATCTTCCCATGCAATTCTTACAAGTTGTTCAGCGACACTTTCTACTAATTTTCCTTTATTTGCCCTTATAATCCCACCATATGCTCTCTCGTTTGACTTTTTTGCCCTTTTATCTATTCCTTGGACTAAATCTTCATATGTATTTATAATTCCTTGGAGTTCTTTAATTGCTTTCTCATTCATATTTTTTACCTCCTTTATCAAACAATGGTAATTGGATTAGTACACTTCGTAATCTTTCTTCTGCTTTTTTACAATATTCCTCTGAAATATCTATTCCTATATATTTTCTTCCAAGCCTCTTTGCTACAACACAAGTAGTTCCCGCACCGTTAAAAGGATCTAATACTACATCACCACGAAAGCTAAAAAGTTTTATCACTCTTTCTGCAAGCTCTTCTGGAAACATTGCAGGATGTCCATACTTTTTCATATTGTATTCAGGTGCTATGTCCCATTTTGCATATACCCATTTTTTAAACTCATCAGCAGTTATATCTGCATTCTCCTGTTTTCCATAATGCTTTAAGGTACCTTTGGAAAAAATTTCAAGAAATTCCCAAGTATATTTTAAATAAGGATTAGATGGACTTTTCCAGCTACCCCATGCTGTATATTTGCAGTTATAATTATGTTTTTCCCAAAGGATTTCTCCCTTCCAAATTAGTTTATTTTCCATAAAGAAATTTGAAATAATATGATGTATTGGAATATAATCTGAAAAAAGTGGTTGCACATTAACTATAATTCTGGCCCCATATTTAAGGACTCTTATACATTCTTTGAAGATTCTAAACAACTTATTAAAATATTCATTCCAGTTTATTCCATCCTTATGATTTTCGTAATCTAATCCAAAGTTATAAGGTGGTGAGGTGAAAATTAGATCAATACAATTATCTGGTAATTTTTTTAAAACTTCCTCACTATCTCCAACAATTATTTTGTTAATAAATTCCTTTGGAACCTCATTATTTTTTTTTGAGAAATTATGATCTTGTGCATAATAGTACTTTTTACGGATAACTTCTTTCAATTTTCTATTTCTAACTTTTCGTTCTTGATCATATCCTACATATACTCTTTTTCTTCCTTTTAATCCATAGCTCTTTATACTTTCTATTTTAGTTAGTATTTTTTTAAGAAGAAGTTTTGTATTATCATCTATAAAGTGTATTCTTAATGTTGTTGTATTTTTGAAATCAGAAAAATCAAGTTGGTTTAGATAGATTTTAATAGTATTAGCATTTTCTATTTTATAATATATATCTTCTGTTGGATATCGTGAAAACAACCTATCCAGTTCATTAATTATTTTATTATTTACCAAATGATTTATAGTAATGATCTTGTATTTTTCCTCGTTCATGTTCTTCACCTATAACTCTCTGATAATTTTTTCTTTTTTAATCTTTTCTTCAAGCCGCAGCACCCGATTACGCCCAATGCGTTGCGGACATACGAAGTCCCGCCTCTGGTGGGATTTGGGCGGAATGAGCGAAGCGTAGCCTTATGTCCGCTGTTAGGCGAAGGCTTTGCAGCTTTAAATATCATATTTCCATTCATAAATATTAGCGACCACCAAATCTTTTCCAACTTTTGCAGGGATTAAAATACGATGGTAATCCTCACCTTCAAACTGATCTATGCTTGATAGCTTATCAGAAAGAGATTCAGAAACAAACATCTTTGTATTAATTTCGTCAGCATCTGGGATCCATTTGAAATACTTCAATCCATGACGCTGTATAATCCTTCCTCTAATTTTGCAATCTTGCCATGTTCCGGCAATATTCTTTAATAACCTTTCATTGGGGGCGTTGGGCGCTAAGGTTCCATATACTACAAGTTTCTGATCCGGCTTATCAAAGATTAACTCCAGTAATTTGAGCAAGACAGGAATAACTACACCAGAGACCTTTTCGTCCCTTTCTGTTTTTTTTAAATCTGGACCATAGGGTGTTTTTTCTCCGTGAGCGATATTTGACCTTACAACGTAAAGAAGTTGTGCGGTCTTCTTTAATAATCTCTCTTTCGTATCATCTGAAGGATTTTCCTTATAGCTTCTATAGGCATTTACAAGTTGCAGATGTTCGTCTGTTGCCTCTCTTACTAGATGATGTCCTATCTCCTTATCTGGTCTATATCCTCTTCTCCGTAGTGTGTTGTGATTCATGATAGGAGGTTCAAAATTGACAAGATCTTGTAATTCTTTGCTTTTGATAAATTCTTCGATATACTTGTTAGGTATTCCCTCAATGAGTAATTGTCTGAAAGATAATATATCTGCTCTCTTTAGTTTTCCTTGGAAATCATTGAACGCCGTCCAGGTTTTATTTAAAGCATCAAATAGGTATCTACAGAGCTCCGTCTTTTTGTATATAGGGGATGTTCTCGTATAATTTATATGAGCTAAAATCTCTTGGAGATGCCCGAGCATACTTTCTATTTGCCACCAATAAGGCATAAACTCACCTCCTATAAGCTTTCGCCTAACTTAGTATATACGAACTTCACATTTTGCCCCAATATGGAAGGATATACGAACTTCATAATATCTCCAATTTTGGTAGTATATACGAGCTTTTCAACCATCCTTTTTATCACCTCCCATCAAATCCAGCGGACTTCTAATCCTCCTCAAATCTTTCATCGCAACATGAGTATAAATCTCTGTCGTTTTTGAGCTTTTATGTCCCAATTGCTCCTGAATGTATCTTAAATCAACTCCACTCTCAAGCAGATGGGTAGCAAATGAATGGTGCAAAGAATGAACAGTTACATCCTTTTTTATTTCAGCTTTCCTACATGCATTTTCAAAAATCTTCTGTACAGTTCTGGTTGTTATATGTCTGTATTTTCTCTGCCCCGAAAACAGCCGTTTTTCAGGCTTATATTTCCGTAAGTATTCTTTAAGTGTCTTCGATGCCACTTCAGAAAGTATTGTATAGCGATCCTTTCTTCCCTTTCCACCTCTTATTCTGATTAACCTTCTTTCCACATCCATATCTTCAACTCTAAGCCTTACAACCTCCCCAACTCTTAATCCTGCAGAATACATGAACATCAGAATTAGCTTGTGCTTAGTGTTGGTTATCGATGACAAAATCCCTGAAACCTCTTCCTGGCTAAAAACAGCAGGCAACCTCTTGTCCTTCTTCGGCCTCTTTATCTCATAAACAAATCTCCGCTTTAAAATCTCACCATAGTAAAACTTTAACGCATTTATTGCTATGTTTAAAGTTGAAGCCGAACAACCCTTTTCCGCCAAATAATACAGATAATTTCTCACGTCATCATTTGACACCTGATAAGGTGTTTTATTGCAGAATCTCAGAAATTCTTCATTGTAATGCAGGTAAAGCTTTACTGTTCTCCTGCTGTACTTTCTTGCCATCAGTTCTTTTCTCTGCTCATAGAACCAGACCGAAGTGTTGATCTCAACCTTTTCTCCATCAAATGTAGATAAAAGACTCTTCAACTGAGAATACGGGATACTCCAGCATTTCTTATCAGGGTGCCATCTGTAGCCTTTAACAGCTTTAATTTTCGCAATATAGTCTGGATTGTAAGGGGATTTGACCATAGCAGCATCTTTGCCGCTCTCAATCCTTATCATCTTATCCCTTAATCGTATTTGCCGCCTTCAAACCCGCAAACACCGGATCTTGGCGAGTTAACAACAGGCAGAAGCATTTCTTCTCCGCATTCATGTTCCTTTGCACATTTCTCGCAGAAATAGCAGTTCTCTCCCAGATTATCAACAAAGCACTGTGTGCAGACCCACTTTGCCTTTTCACCACAACCGCATGCTTTTTCAGGCGGATTGTTCCTTGCAAGAATTCTGACCTTCTCTTTAGCTTTACCCTTTCTTTCTCCCAAAACCTTAAGCCTCAGCTCTGTTGAGCTGCCAAAGTCGTAGATGTGGTAGAACTCCATTCCCGGATTCAGAACTTTGTTAACTGGTACGTTCATGTCTTTCGCCGTCGGATCCAAATCGAAATCGAAGTAATCGGAATGATAGCTAACACCTCCAATCTCGAAAGCACTCAGATGTCCGCAGCACTCAAGCCATAGATCTCTCAAAAATTGATCAAGATCTTTCAGCTTCGCATTAGCTTTAATTTCAATGTGAAGCCAGTATTGAGGTTCATACAGCCCATCAACCATGATGTGAAAGAGTTTTGTGTCTCCATCATTCTTCAGATGTGTTCTGAGGTGTTTTGTCATTCCCGCTTTGCTGAACGTTTGGTTGCAGAGATAACATTTTCCCTTCATGGTATACTTCCCGTACTTTAAAAATAACTCAGTGTCAATTGGGATGGGACAAGAGAAGTTTTGGGTTTTTGGTTCTTTGGTTCCGAAGGTGAGAGTGCCGTAAACTGGCAGGAAATATTTGGTGAACTCAGATATGTGAGAGGTGAGATGTGAGGCGTGAGATGTTGGGATTCACTTTCCTCTCACATCTCTCACATCTCACATCTCACATCTCACATCTCTCACATTTCAAGTCAAGGGGCCTTAAAAGGGTTGATCTTTTCATAGCTGACGGTCTGAGAGGACTTGAAGAGGCTGTTTTCAGGAAATTTCCTGGATCGAGATTCCAGCTTTGTGTGCTTCATGCCGTTAAAGGGTCTCTGAAAAAGGTCAGAAAAAAAGACAGGGAAGCGGTGGCAGAATCTCTTAAGGCCATTTACAGGGCATCAAACCGGGAAAAAGCCAGACAGGCCCTTATAGAGCTCAAGGAAAAATGGGGAAAGATGTATCCTGAGGTGGTTAAAAGGTGGGAGGAAAGCTTAATAATCTCACCACCTTTATGGACTATCCTCAGGAAATCAGAAGATTCATATGCACCACCAATCAACTGGAAAGGCTTATGAAAGAAATAAAAAGAAGGGCCAGGGTTATAGAGGTTTTTCCGGTCCGTAGGCTGTCTACAAAATGGTGTATCTGATACTATCGCATATGAACGAAAAATACAGACAAAAAAGCTTACCGGGATTCCGGGAAACCATCGCTAAATTCAGAAAAGCCTCTTCCCCTACGGACATATTTGACTAAACACTAAGGCTACGGCTGGCGGCCCTGCGTTCCGCCGCGCTTTTTTCGCACTTATTTCACAAATTCTTTTGAATGGCTCTTCGTAACGGTTGTCTCAACTTTTTGTGGCGCGATTAAATGTGAGTGATTACTATTTTCTTAAAAAACTGTCTGAAAGGAAAATAAAAGGAGTTGCTATGGAGAAAATCAATAAGGCCCGGGAGCTTGAGCAATACGGTATTGACGCCTTCGTGCGGGATGATGAGCGACCCGACAGGGAATTTTACTTAAAGCCCAGGTTCGTACAGCACGTGGACAGCACGGCTTTAAACACCATAAGCCACATAATAGGTACTCTCATCGTTGAGGAAAGTCCCCGCATCCTGGACCTCATGGCCAGCTGGGATTCTCACATTCCAGAAAAGGTTCGACCCGGAGAGGTGATAGGTCTCGGCCTCAACGAAGAGGAGCTGAGGAATAACAAAATTTTAACGGATTACGTGATACACGATCTGAATGAGGATCCCACCCTGCCTTTTCCCGATTCACACTTTGACGTCGTTATAAACAGCTTATCTGTTGATTACATGACCAGGCCGATAGAAGTCTTTAAGGAGGTTGGAAGAATACTCGTTCCGGGAGGTCTTTTTCTTGTAATCTTCAGCAATCGTTATTTTCCTCCGAAAGCGGTTAAGATATGGAAGGAGATGTCTGAAGAGGAAAGGATACTTTTGGTGATTGATTATTTCAAGAAAAGCGGGTTTTTCAGTGAGCCGGAAATTTTCATATCCCGGGGAAAGCCCAGGCCCAGGGATGATCGCTATGCACATATGGACATACCCAGCGATCCCGTCTATGCCGTTAATGCGGAAAGGCCTGGAGCGAAGGGCGGCCCCAGGAAACGACCCAGGCCGGTTGATCCGGACTTGCCCGATTTGCCGAATATGTCACGAGATGAGTTAAAAAATTGGGTTTCCCACACCAAATCGTGCCCCTACTGTGGACAAAGGCTTTCAAAATGGAAGGTGCCCTTGACCCCCTTTACGGAGTGGGATACCGACTTCTTTTACGTATGCTTTAACGACCTCTGTCCTTACTTCATGCGGGGATGGATGGCTATGCTTGAGCAGGGAAATCTGGGGTTTTCTTACAGGTTTCGCTATAATCCTGTCAGCGGCGGAATTGATCCCATGCCTGTTCCTCATCCCAGAGCCTACAGGGAAAGTATAGTGGAGGATGAGTGATATCTGAGTAGCCGGCAATAGAGGGGTTGTTGTACTTGATTTGAAACCGAAAAGCGTTAGCATTCAACTAACCGGGGTAATTCAATTAAGAGAGAAGGAGGGTAGGTATGCCTGAGTTCGGACATCCTTTTGCAGGGTTGGCTCATGACAGAAAGCTGACAAAAGAGGAACTAATCAGGGCCATACGTTTTGCCATTGCGGCCGAGTACGAAGCCATTCAGCTTTACATGCAACTTGCCGAGTCAACGGATGACAAGCTGGCTCAGGAGGTCCTTAAAGACATTGCCGATGAAGAGCGGGTGCACGCCGGAGAATTTCTGAGA
This is a stretch of genomic DNA from Thermodesulforhabdus norvegica. It encodes these proteins:
- the xerA gene encoding site-specific tyrosine recombinase/integron integrase — protein: MIRIESGKDAAMVKSPYNPDYIAKIKAVKGYRWHPDKKCWSIPYSQLKSLLSTFDGEKVEINTSVWFYEQRKELMARKYSRRTVKLYLHYNEEFLRFCNKTPYQVSNDDVRNYLYYLAEKGCSASTLNIAINALKFYYGEILKRRFVYEIKRPKKDKRLPAVFSQEEVSGILSSITNTKHKLILMFMYSAGLRVGEVVRLRVEDMDVERRLIRIRGGKGRKDRYTILSEVASKTLKEYLRKYKPEKRLFSGQRKYRHITTRTVQKIFENACRKAEIKKDVTVHSLHHSFATHLLESGVDLRYIQEQLGHKSSKTTEIYTHVAMKDLRRIRSPLDLMGGDKKDG
- a CDS encoding restriction endonuclease; translated protein: MNEKAIKELQGIINTYEDLVQGIDKRAKKSNERAYGGIIRANKGKLVESVAEQLVRIAWEDLEMNEHRLSFRHHTIKIPINRKYIKKIKSPKVRKFIIKNIEHMYYRIKPDVQVYVDNNFKISIECKAYTENAMLKRILVDCTLIKHVFPDVKFVLLQLESQLGGDYSEVFKEVHFGSPSTHALLSYFDIDLNIITLLEGERKVDKPIHKSGFLKPLKMEALLKAINVLKELLK
- a CDS encoding IS1096 element passenger TnpR family protein — its product is MKGKCYLCNQTFSKAGMTKHLRTHLKNDGDTKLFHIMVDGLYEPQYWLHIEIKANAKLKDLDQFLRDLWLECCGHLSAFEIGGVSYHSDYFDFDLDPTAKDMNVPVNKVLNPGMEFYHIYDFGSSTELRLKVLGERKGKAKEKVRILARNNPPEKACGCGEKAKWVCTQCFVDNLGENCYFCEKCAKEHECGEEMLLPVVNSPRSGVCGFEGGKYD
- a CDS encoding transposase — encoded protein: MLGFTFLSHLSHLTSHISHLSHFKSRGLKRVDLFIADGLRGLEEAVFRKFPGSRFQLCVLHAVKGSLKKVRKKDREAVAESLKAIYRASNREKARQALIELKEKWGKMYPEVVKRWEESLIISPPLWTILRKSEDSYAPPINWKGL
- a CDS encoding transposase; this translates as MDYPQEIRRFICTTNQLERLMKEIKRRARVIEVFPVRRLSTKWCI
- a CDS encoding DNA-methyltransferase; amino-acid sequence: MNEEKYKIITINHLVNNKIINELDRLFSRYPTEDIYYKIENANTIKIYLNQLDFSDFKNTTTLRIHFIDDNTKLLLKKILTKIESIKSYGLKGRKRVYVGYDQERKVRNRKLKEVIRKKYYYAQDHNFSKKNNEVPKEFINKIIVGDSEEVLKKLPDNCIDLIFTSPPYNFGLDYENHKDGINWNEYFNKLFRIFKECIRVLKYGARIIVNVQPLFSDYIPIHHIISNFFMENKLIWKGEILWEKHNYNCKYTAWGSWKSPSNPYLKYTWEFLEIFSKGTLKHYGKQENADITADEFKKWVYAKWDIAPEYNMKKYGHPAMFPEELAERVIKLFSFRGDVVLDPFNGAGTTCVVAKRLGRKYIGIDISEEYCKKAEERLRSVLIQLPLFDKGGKKYE
- a CDS encoding gamma-glutamylcyclotransferase; this translates as MPYWWQIESMLGHLQEILAHINYTRTSPIYKKTELCRYLFDALNKTWTAFNDFQGKLKRADILSFRQLLIEGIPNKYIEEFIKSKELQDLVNFEPPIMNHNTLRRRGYRPDKEIGHHLVREATDEHLQLVNAYRSYKENPSDDTKERLLKKTAQLLYVVRSNIAHGEKTPYGPDLKKTERDEKVSGVVIPVLLKLLELIFDKPDQKLVVYGTLAPNAPNERLLKNIAGTWQDCKIRGRIIQRHGLKYFKWIPDADEINTKMFVSESLSDKLSSIDQFEGEDYHRILIPAKVGKDLVVANIYEWKYDI
- a CDS encoding ferritin family protein is translated as MPEFGHPFAGLAHDRKLTKEELIRAIRFAIAAEYEAIQLYMQLAESTDDKLAQEVLKDIADEERVHAGEFLRLLKHLAPDEEQFYKEGGEEVEEIMKKLGIST
- a CDS encoding class I SAM-dependent methyltransferase, giving the protein MEKINKARELEQYGIDAFVRDDERPDREFYLKPRFVQHVDSTALNTISHIIGTLIVEESPRILDLMASWDSHIPEKVRPGEVIGLGLNEEELRNNKILTDYVIHDLNEDPTLPFPDSHFDVVINSLSVDYMTRPIEVFKEVGRILVPGGLFLVIFSNRYFPPKAVKIWKEMSEEERILLVIDYFKKSGFFSEPEIFISRGKPRPRDDRYAHMDIPSDPVYAVNAERPGAKGGPRKRPRPVDPDLPDLPNMSRDELKNWVSHTKSCPYCGQRLSKWKVPLTPFTEWDTDFFYVCFNDLCPYFMRGWMAMLEQGNLGFSYRFRYNPVSGGIDPMPVPHPRAYRESIVEDE